A genomic region of Mesorhizobium sp. NZP2077 contains the following coding sequences:
- a CDS encoding glycosyltransferase family 4 protein, with product MRIAFYAALKSPNHPVASGDRQMARMLIKALENGGHSVELASELRFYLREPELKSFEALKIEALEEAARLTRLWDRDGKPDLWFAYHPYYKAPDLIGPELASAFAVPYVTAEASYSRRRNAGLWADSQALVARAVEQAALNICFTQRDRRGLADAVPDAALGMLSPFIDTSAFRETPARGCPRRLVTVAMMRPGDKVESYRMLAQALGSIGHLPWTMSIVGDGPARDEVKAQFAGLPADRIEWLGAIEPAAVPDVLYSGGIYVWPGYGEAYGVAYLEAQAAGLPVVAQDIAGVPEVVRDGQTGFLTPPGDVAAFASAIERLLARNDERTIIAAEARRFILEERSLGVAAARLAELLAKIPVS from the coding sequence ATGCGAATTGCCTTCTACGCGGCGCTGAAGTCGCCCAACCATCCCGTTGCCTCCGGCGACCGCCAGATGGCGCGGATGCTGATCAAGGCGCTGGAGAACGGAGGGCACAGCGTCGAACTGGCATCCGAATTACGCTTCTATCTACGCGAACCGGAATTGAAAAGTTTCGAAGCGCTCAAGATCGAGGCCCTAGAAGAGGCCGCGCGACTGACCAGGCTTTGGGATCGTGACGGCAAGCCCGATCTTTGGTTCGCCTATCATCCCTATTACAAGGCGCCCGACCTGATCGGGCCCGAGCTGGCGTCGGCCTTTGCCGTCCCCTATGTCACGGCGGAAGCCTCCTATTCGAGGCGGCGCAACGCCGGCTTGTGGGCGGATTCGCAAGCGTTGGTGGCGCGAGCCGTCGAACAGGCGGCGCTGAACATCTGCTTCACGCAAAGGGATCGTCGGGGACTGGCGGATGCGGTACCCGACGCCGCTCTCGGCATGCTTTCGCCCTTCATCGACACATCGGCATTCCGGGAAACGCCGGCACGGGGTTGTCCGAGGCGCCTCGTTACCGTCGCCATGATGCGCCCAGGCGACAAAGTCGAAAGCTACCGCATGCTGGCGCAAGCGCTCGGTTCGATCGGCCACCTGCCCTGGACCATGTCTATCGTCGGGGACGGGCCTGCCCGTGACGAGGTCAAAGCGCAATTCGCCGGCTTGCCCGCCGACCGTATCGAATGGCTTGGCGCGATTGAGCCCGCCGCCGTGCCGGATGTCCTCTACAGTGGGGGAATTTACGTTTGGCCGGGTTACGGCGAGGCCTATGGCGTTGCCTATCTTGAAGCACAGGCCGCCGGCCTTCCGGTGGTGGCTCAGGACATCGCCGGCGTGCCGGAGGTCGTGCGGGATGGCCAGACCGGGTTTCTCACCCCGCCGGGCGATGTGGCGGCGTTCGCTTCTGCCATTGAAAGGCTTCTGGCCCGTAACGACGAAAGAACCATCATCGCCGCAGAAGCCAGACGTTTCATCCTCGAAGAACGTTCCCTCGGTGTTGCAGCGGCGCGTCTGGCCGAACTTCTGGCGAAGATCCCCGTTTCATGA
- a CDS encoding polysaccharide deacetylase family protein, with protein sequence MTSDQIWQPLVEELARRQLAGRKAEFWLRDDDAVDPTPALDRLLDLTGEFAVPVTLAVIPAQTDGKLVVRLDEAPHATVAIHGWAHRNHAPENQKKQELGAHRPREAVLDDLARGLSHVTGLHGACAVPMLVPPWNRIDAGLVPDLGSIGFAALSVYGPPKPASLAVINSNVDIMDWHGTRGCRDHGLLVQAIIAQLQHADDGGEPVGVLTHHLVHDESAWLFLERLFAVTAQSEACAWLPIRTLIGRSAARAIPRKV encoded by the coding sequence ATGACATCCGATCAGATCTGGCAGCCCTTGGTGGAAGAACTGGCGCGCCGGCAATTGGCGGGCCGTAAGGCGGAGTTCTGGCTGCGCGACGACGACGCCGTGGATCCGACGCCTGCGCTTGATCGGCTGCTCGACCTCACTGGTGAATTCGCAGTTCCGGTCACTCTGGCCGTCATTCCGGCGCAGACCGACGGGAAGCTTGTCGTGCGGCTTGACGAGGCGCCGCATGCGACAGTCGCCATCCATGGCTGGGCGCACCGAAATCATGCGCCCGAGAACCAGAAAAAGCAGGAGCTCGGCGCGCATCGGCCACGCGAGGCGGTGCTCGATGATCTGGCTCGCGGGCTGTCGCACGTGACCGGCCTGCACGGCGCATGTGCGGTTCCGATGCTGGTGCCACCCTGGAACAGGATCGACGCCGGCCTGGTCCCCGACCTTGGATCGATAGGATTTGCAGCATTGTCGGTCTATGGGCCGCCGAAGCCGGCTTCGCTGGCGGTCATCAACAGCAATGTCGACATCATGGATTGGCATGGCACGCGCGGTTGCCGCGATCATGGCCTGTTGGTTCAGGCTATCATCGCGCAATTACAGCATGCAGACGACGGTGGCGAACCGGTCGGCGTTCTCACCCACCATCTCGTACATGATGAATCGGCCTGGCTTTTCCTCGAACGGCTGTTCGCAGTCACCGCACAGTCTGAAGCCTGCGCATGGCTTCCGATCCGGACATTGATCGGGCGCAGCGCCGCCAGAGCAATTCCAAGAAAAGTGTGA
- a CDS encoding MBL fold metallo-hydrolase codes for MDDNVFLVRFWGVRGSISVSGPEFSRYGGNTSCIEMRCGKHTLLFDAGSGLRPAGGALRASGVTDFDLFFTHCHYDHIIGLPFFKPIYDRSVKVTLWSGHLAGRMTTRQMIDEFIRPPWFPVKLDVCKASLDCRDFVSGDVLRPREGVVVRTGSLVHPGGCIGYRVEWAGRVVAVITDTEHEPDKLDQAVLGLIENADLVIYDCTYTEEEMGRRHGNGHSTWQQGVKLCEAAGARGLALFHHDPLRTDEELEEIEKLAKDRFAGAFAARDGQTLEFPVALHKGR; via the coding sequence ATGGACGACAACGTTTTCCTGGTCAGATTTTGGGGCGTGCGCGGCAGCATTTCGGTATCGGGGCCAGAATTCTCTCGCTATGGCGGCAACACAAGCTGCATTGAGATGCGATGTGGCAAGCATACGCTTCTGTTTGACGCGGGATCCGGCCTGCGGCCTGCCGGCGGGGCGCTTCGGGCGTCAGGCGTGACCGATTTCGACCTGTTTTTCACTCATTGCCATTACGATCACATCATCGGGCTGCCGTTTTTCAAGCCGATCTATGACCGGAGCGTCAAGGTTACGCTTTGGTCGGGGCATCTTGCAGGACGCATGACGACCCGGCAGATGATCGATGAGTTCATACGGCCGCCGTGGTTTCCGGTGAAACTGGACGTCTGCAAGGCAAGCCTCGACTGTCGCGATTTCGTGTCCGGAGACGTGCTTCGGCCGCGCGAGGGGGTGGTGGTGCGAACCGGCAGTCTTGTCCATCCGGGCGGCTGCATAGGCTACCGGGTGGAATGGGCCGGCCGCGTCGTGGCGGTGATCACAGACACCGAGCACGAGCCGGACAAGCTCGATCAGGCGGTGCTCGGCCTGATCGAAAATGCCGACCTCGTCATTTACGACTGTACCTACACTGAAGAGGAAATGGGACGCCGCCACGGTAACGGGCACTCAACATGGCAACAGGGCGTCAAGCTCTGTGAGGCGGCCGGTGCGCGGGGGCTAGCGCTGTTTCACCACGATCCGTTACGCACCGACGAGGAACTGGAGGAGATCGAAAAGCTAGCCAAAGACAGGTTTGCCGGCGCTTTTGCCGCGCGGGACGGCCAGACGCTCGAATTTCCAGTCGCATTGCACAAAGGGCGCTGA
- a CDS encoding cyclic nucleotide-binding domain-containing protein → MLLKDEVGMLQRVPLFSGVEPAKLKLLAFTSDRVNYSAGQILFRQGDEGDAAYVILSGKADILVDSDSGPIKVAELLPNSIVGEIAILCNSSRTATVRATTQLEALRIRKDHFLRLMKEFPEMTIEMVRVLADRLSHTTADLIDARSAK, encoded by the coding sequence ATGCTGCTCAAGGATGAAGTTGGAATGCTGCAACGCGTTCCCCTGTTCTCCGGCGTCGAGCCGGCAAAGCTCAAGCTGCTCGCGTTCACATCCGATCGTGTGAACTACAGCGCCGGTCAGATCCTCTTCCGGCAAGGCGACGAGGGCGACGCCGCCTATGTCATCCTTTCAGGCAAGGCGGATATTCTGGTGGATTCCGACAGCGGGCCGATAAAAGTTGCCGAACTGCTCCCGAATTCGATTGTTGGCGAAATCGCCATATTGTGCAACAGCTCCCGCACGGCCACCGTCAGAGCAACAACTCAGCTGGAAGCCCTGAGAATCCGCAAGGATCATTTTCTGAGGCTAATGAAGGAGTTTCCGGAAATGACCATCGAGATGGTGCGGGTTCTTGCCGATCGCCTAAGCCATACGACCGCGGATCTGATCGACGCGCGGAGCGCCAAGTAA
- a CDS encoding ABC transporter ATP-binding protein, translated as MEPSLARYIWTHTRKQQLWILMIVVLSMIPYFMSFDLPKLIVNGPIQGKGFEQPGATQPFMRLHYDLPFIGDVLFFSGFQLGRKATLLALSLVFLLLVVINGLFKLYINTYKGRLGERMLRRIRFELVDRVLRFPPVYFKRVKSAEVATMVKDEVEPLGGFIGDAFLQPVLLGGQALTAMLFILVQNLWLGMIAFVIVVIQIVLIPRMRRRLIVLGRQRQLTARALSGRVGEIVDGIGAVHVHDTSNYERADIAARLGLIFKIRFDLYQWKFMVKFLNNFLAQITPFLFYMIGGYLAIAGRLNVGQLVAVIGAYKDLPGPMKELIDWDQDRQDVQVKYQQVVEQFTVEDLIAPRIGALTVDDPGPMTNPLSAVSLSIADDGGAMLLDRISLQVKPGETVALVSTATGGAEALAEAFARLNWPDSGRVVSGADNLLELPEAVTGRRMSYASSDVFLFHASLRDNLLYGLKHAPLTSVPYEGAAADQQRWNTAEAHRSGNPDLDVHSDWIDYASAGATGPHDLFEAVRRVLDAVVLSRDILDLGLRSLADLKRHTELAKRIVELRAALRSRLEQEGLSGLVVPFEPGAYNKEATIGQNLLFGAASGVALADKALAANPYFASVLKQAGLDGILYGMGMEIAEQTIELFADLPPDHQFFQQLAFMSAEEIPAYETLLQRLKNRPYEAVSEADRAMIITLSFAYIEPLHRFGLLSDELMNKIVAARNQFYENLPPELQDAVERYDPAKYISAATVIDNVLFGRVGNNHPDAPDRIRAIVYDILDELGLYAELLDVGLDFDVGAGGRRLTGGQRQKLDVARALLKRPDFLILNRPLSALDQRMQDKVLRNVLEEARRDDHSPAIMWVVTNPAMAMMFDRVIVFDSGQLVEDGTHETLLAENGIFKELLS; from the coding sequence ATGGAACCCAGCCTAGCCCGCTATATCTGGACGCACACCAGGAAGCAGCAGCTCTGGATATTGATGATCGTCGTGCTTTCGATGATCCCGTATTTCATGTCCTTCGACCTGCCGAAGCTGATCGTCAACGGCCCGATCCAAGGCAAGGGCTTCGAGCAACCGGGCGCGACCCAGCCATTCATGAGGCTACACTATGACTTGCCGTTCATTGGCGACGTCCTGTTCTTCTCCGGTTTTCAGCTCGGCCGCAAAGCGACGCTGCTCGCCCTGAGCCTTGTGTTCCTGTTGCTCGTCGTCATCAACGGCCTGTTCAAACTCTATATCAACACCTACAAGGGCCGCCTCGGCGAACGCATGCTACGGCGCATCCGCTTCGAACTGGTCGATCGTGTGCTGCGGTTTCCGCCGGTTTACTTCAAGCGTGTGAAATCCGCCGAAGTGGCGACCATGGTGAAGGACGAGGTGGAGCCGCTAGGCGGCTTCATCGGCGATGCCTTCCTACAGCCAGTGCTGCTCGGCGGCCAGGCGCTGACGGCCATGCTGTTCATCTTGGTCCAGAATCTCTGGCTCGGAATGATAGCGTTCGTGATCGTGGTTATCCAGATCGTGCTCATCCCGCGAATGCGGCGGCGGCTGATCGTGCTCGGGCGCCAACGGCAATTGACGGCGCGCGCGCTTTCGGGCCGGGTTGGCGAAATCGTCGACGGCATTGGCGCGGTTCACGTCCACGATACATCAAACTACGAGCGTGCCGACATAGCAGCCCGGCTCGGACTGATCTTCAAGATCCGCTTCGATCTTTACCAATGGAAATTCATGGTAAAGTTCCTGAATAATTTTCTCGCGCAGATCACGCCCTTCCTGTTCTACATGATCGGCGGGTACCTGGCCATCGCCGGGCGGCTGAACGTCGGCCAGCTCGTGGCCGTGATCGGCGCCTACAAGGACCTGCCAGGACCAATGAAGGAACTGATCGACTGGGATCAGGATCGGCAGGATGTCCAGGTCAAATATCAGCAGGTCGTTGAACAGTTCACCGTCGAGGATCTCATCGCGCCGAGAATCGGGGCATTGACGGTCGATGATCCCGGTCCGATGACCAACCCCTTGTCGGCGGTCAGTTTGTCCATAGCAGACGATGGCGGCGCAATGCTCCTCGACCGCATCTCCCTGCAGGTCAAGCCGGGTGAGACGGTGGCGCTGGTCAGTACCGCTACCGGTGGCGCGGAGGCGCTTGCGGAAGCCTTCGCGCGGCTGAACTGGCCGGACAGCGGAAGGGTCGTTTCGGGCGCCGATAACCTGCTTGAACTTCCCGAAGCCGTGACAGGCCGGCGCATGTCCTATGCCTCGTCGGATGTTTTCCTGTTCCACGCAAGCCTCCGCGACAACCTGCTCTACGGCTTGAAGCATGCGCCGCTGACATCGGTGCCTTATGAGGGCGCCGCGGCAGACCAGCAGCGCTGGAACACCGCCGAGGCGCATCGGTCGGGCAATCCGGATCTCGATGTCCACAGCGACTGGATCGACTATGCTTCTGCTGGCGCCACCGGCCCGCACGACCTCTTTGAGGCCGTGCGCCGGGTGCTCGACGCGGTTGTTCTGTCACGCGACATTCTGGATCTTGGCTTGCGCTCTTTGGCCGACCTCAAGCGCCACACGGAGCTTGCCAAGCGGATTGTCGAACTGCGTGCGGCGCTGCGAAGCCGGCTGGAACAAGAGGGGCTGAGTGGATTGGTGGTTCCTTTCGAACCGGGCGCCTACAACAAGGAAGCAACGATCGGCCAAAACCTGCTCTTCGGCGCTGCCTCCGGCGTTGCACTGGCCGACAAGGCTCTGGCGGCCAATCCCTATTTTGCCTCCGTGCTGAAGCAAGCCGGCCTCGACGGCATACTCTACGGCATGGGCATGGAGATCGCCGAACAGACGATCGAGCTGTTTGCCGACCTGCCGCCCGACCACCAGTTCTTCCAGCAGCTCGCCTTCATGAGCGCCGAGGAGATACCCGCCTACGAGACCTTGCTGCAGCGGCTCAAGAACCGTCCCTACGAGGCGGTTTCGGAGGCCGATCGCGCCATGATCATCACCTTGAGCTTTGCCTATATCGAGCCCCTGCACCGCTTCGGCCTGCTCAGCGACGAGCTGATGAACAAGATCGTCGCCGCACGCAACCAGTTCTATGAAAACCTGCCGCCCGAGCTACAAGATGCGGTCGAACGGTATGACCCTGCCAAATACATCTCCGCGGCCACCGTCATCGACAATGTCCTGTTTGGGCGTGTGGGCAACAACCATCCCGACGCGCCGGACCGCATACGCGCCATTGTCTATGACATTCTTGACGAACTCGGGCTTTATGCCGAACTTCTGGATGTCGGCCTGGACTTCGACGTCGGCGCCGGCGGCAGGCGGCTCACCGGTGGACAGCGACAGAAGCTCGATGTTGCCCGGGCCCTGCTCAAGCGTCCCGATTTTCTCATTCTCAACCGGCCGCTGTCGGCGCTCGACCAGCGCATGCAGGACAAGGTGCTGCGAAACGTGCTCGAGGAAGCCAGACGCGACGACCATTCGCCGGCAATTATGTGGGTCGTGACCAATCCGGCAATGGCGATGATGTTTGATCGGGTTATCGTCTTCGACTCGGGTCAGTTGGTGGAAGACGGAACACACGAGACACTTTTGGCAGAGAACGGTATCTTCAAGGAACTTCTGTCATAG
- a CDS encoding class I SAM-dependent methyltransferase produces the protein MDVTQPRNAGMDGHEQALDLTRGIAAYVNHPLVAALARVIAKHPKADVANAFNHKQVACKMWALDRLFESRGGRFGRIWVLGGWYGVLPAMLFNDARFDIAAIDSIDIDPEVGPIARTLNREAGDRFRALTEDMYALDYAAGRPDLVVNTSCEHIADLSAWLALLPRGTNVLLQSNDYFSEPTHINCVASLAAFEAMAALREIRFSGELPTKNYTRFMLIGTV, from the coding sequence ATGGATGTCACGCAACCACGCAATGCCGGCATGGACGGGCACGAGCAAGCCCTGGACCTCACACGGGGAATTGCTGCCTATGTCAACCACCCCCTCGTGGCAGCGCTGGCGCGCGTCATCGCCAAGCATCCAAAGGCCGATGTCGCCAATGCCTTCAACCACAAGCAGGTCGCCTGCAAGATGTGGGCGCTGGACAGGCTGTTCGAAAGCCGCGGCGGCCGGTTCGGGCGCATATGGGTTCTGGGTGGCTGGTACGGCGTATTGCCGGCAATGCTTTTCAACGACGCCCGTTTCGACATCGCGGCGATCGACAGCATCGACATCGATCCCGAAGTCGGGCCGATCGCACGGACCCTCAACCGGGAAGCCGGCGACCGCTTCCGGGCGCTGACGGAAGATATGTACGCACTAGACTATGCGGCCGGGCGGCCCGACCTGGTGGTCAATACGAGCTGCGAACACATAGCCGATCTCAGCGCCTGGCTTGCCCTGCTTCCGCGAGGCACGAATGTGCTGCTGCAATCGAACGATTATTTCAGCGAGCCGACGCACATCAACTGCGTGGCTTCACTTGCAGCCTTCGAGGCCATGGCGGCGCTGCGGGAGATCAGGTTCTCCGGCGAACTGCCGACAAAAAACTATACACGCTTCATGCTGATCGGGACTGTTTGA
- a CDS encoding glycosyltransferase family protein: MKRLRAFFYVQHLLGVGHLARASRIAAALVDDGFDVTVVTGGAPIAGFPGPGVKTVTLPPVTSGDEGFSGLVDLQGKPIDDDFKTLRSGMLLQAFRDCRPDIVIVEAFPFGRRQMRFELLPLIEAIDATSPRPLLATSVRDILQQRVKPGRNEETVDLINRHFDLVMVHGDPAFATIDKTFPLAAAIRAEVAYSGLVAAPPSPAASERFDVLVSVGGGAAGKSLVSATIAAARNANNGWKWCLITGPNLPKDEFNAIARDATPGLSIFRFREDFASLLAGARLSVSQAGYNTVCDVLRAGCRSLLVPFAAGGETEQTARALMLEELDLATVLTENDLTPEGLAQAIEQALVGPPPSSHRLDLEGARRSAQILRERYRTWSLRLGAGFGKAHDQTDDGS; encoded by the coding sequence ATGAAGCGGCTGCGGGCTTTCTTCTATGTCCAGCACCTGCTCGGCGTCGGCCACCTCGCGCGCGCCAGCCGCATTGCGGCGGCTCTGGTCGATGACGGGTTTGACGTCACCGTCGTGACCGGCGGAGCGCCGATCGCGGGGTTTCCGGGACCGGGGGTAAAAACTGTAACCCTGCCGCCTGTCACCTCCGGCGACGAAGGATTTTCCGGACTTGTCGACCTGCAGGGCAAACCCATCGACGATGATTTCAAGACATTGCGTTCAGGGATGCTGCTTCAGGCATTCCGGGATTGCAGGCCGGATATCGTCATTGTCGAGGCGTTTCCATTCGGACGCCGGCAGATGCGTTTCGAACTCTTGCCGCTGATCGAGGCCATCGATGCGACGTCGCCCCGACCGCTGCTGGCGACGTCCGTCCGCGATATCCTTCAGCAGCGCGTCAAGCCGGGCCGAAACGAGGAAACGGTCGATCTCATCAACAGGCATTTCGACCTTGTCATGGTCCACGGCGATCCGGCTTTCGCGACCATCGACAAGACATTTCCACTGGCTGCGGCGATCAGGGCCGAGGTCGCGTACTCAGGGCTCGTTGCCGCACCGCCGTCGCCCGCGGCCTCCGAGCGCTTCGACGTCCTGGTGTCGGTTGGCGGCGGGGCTGCCGGAAAGAGCCTTGTCAGCGCCACCATCGCAGCGGCGCGGAATGCCAACAACGGTTGGAAATGGTGTCTGATCACCGGCCCAAACCTGCCGAAAGACGAGTTTAACGCGATCGCGCGGGATGCTACGCCGGGCCTGTCTATCTTCCGGTTCCGCGAGGATTTCGCCAGCCTGCTGGCAGGCGCCCGCCTGTCAGTCTCGCAGGCGGGTTACAACACGGTCTGCGATGTCCTGCGCGCGGGTTGTCGCTCCCTGCTCGTTCCATTTGCAGCCGGCGGGGAAACCGAACAGACGGCTCGCGCCCTGATGCTCGAAGAACTCGATCTTGCAACGGTGCTGACCGAAAACGACCTGACGCCTGAAGGCTTGGCGCAAGCGATCGAACAGGCGCTTGTGGGGCCGCCGCCGTCCTCGCATCGTCTCGATCTGGAAGGCGCACGTCGCTCGGCGCAAATCCTGCGCGAGCGGTATCGAACATGGTCCCTAAGACTGGGGGCCGGTTTCGGAAAGGCACATGATCAAACAGACGATGGATCCTAA
- a CDS encoding glycosyltransferase, with protein sequence MQRRKIVVVLKGYPRLSETFIAQELLGLEREGFDLILVALRRPTDAKRHPVHDEIKAPVHYLPEYLHQEPLRVVRSLFACLPRPGFWHALGSLAVDIPRDFTRNRVRRFGQALVLAAEWPQDAGWLHAHFAHTPASVTRYASQLRDLPWSCSAHAKDIWTSADWDLADKLASARWTVTCTKTGFDRLKELANGNSSVHLSYHGLDLDRFGSFSEARKQHDGSVPGEPVVVLSVGRAVAKKGYDTLLEALALLPGDLAWRFEHIGGGEELERLKALAQKLGLDGRVSWKGALAQKEVLEHYRGADIFALACRITANGDRDGLPNVLVEAASQRLACVSTDISGVPELLSPEETGLLVPTENPIALAQALERLIRDPMLRALLGDAAERRVRSNFDHVASIGQLKQLFQQEWRAAQ encoded by the coding sequence TTGCAGCGTCGCAAGATCGTCGTGGTGCTGAAGGGCTATCCGCGGCTGTCGGAAACCTTCATCGCGCAGGAACTGCTCGGTCTGGAGCGTGAGGGGTTCGACCTGATACTTGTTGCGCTCAGGCGGCCGACCGACGCAAAACGCCACCCCGTGCATGACGAGATCAAAGCGCCCGTCCATTATCTCCCCGAATATCTGCATCAAGAGCCGCTGCGCGTGGTTCGCTCGCTATTTGCTTGTCTGCCACGGCCGGGTTTCTGGCACGCGCTCGGATCGCTGGCCGTCGATATCCCCCGCGACTTTACGCGCAATCGGGTGCGCCGCTTCGGGCAAGCGCTGGTGCTGGCGGCCGAATGGCCGCAAGACGCGGGATGGCTGCATGCACATTTCGCGCACACACCGGCATCGGTGACACGCTATGCCAGCCAGCTTCGTGACCTGCCCTGGAGCTGCTCGGCCCATGCCAAGGACATCTGGACTTCGGCGGATTGGGATCTGGCTGACAAGCTTGCCTCGGCGCGCTGGACGGTCACTTGCACGAAAACCGGCTTTGACCGTCTGAAGGAACTCGCCAACGGCAACTCGTCTGTGCATCTGAGCTATCATGGGCTCGACCTTGATCGCTTCGGCAGTTTTAGCGAGGCGCGAAAACAGCATGACGGCTCGGTGCCGGGCGAACCGGTTGTCGTTCTGAGTGTCGGTCGCGCCGTTGCAAAGAAAGGCTACGATACCTTGCTGGAGGCCCTTGCCCTCTTGCCTGGTGATTTGGCGTGGCGTTTCGAGCATATCGGCGGCGGCGAGGAACTGGAACGGCTCAAGGCGCTGGCGCAAAAGCTCGGACTGGATGGTCGCGTCTCCTGGAAAGGCGCGCTGGCGCAAAAGGAGGTGCTTGAGCACTACCGAGGCGCCGACATTTTCGCCCTGGCCTGCAGGATCACCGCCAATGGCGACCGGGACGGCCTGCCGAATGTTCTGGTGGAGGCGGCCAGCCAGCGGCTTGCCTGCGTGTCGACCGACATCTCCGGCGTGCCGGAGCTTTTATCGCCGGAGGAAACCGGGCTGCTGGTTCCGACGGAAAACCCAATTGCCCTGGCACAGGCGCTGGAGCGCCTGATCCGCGATCCCATGCTGCGCGCCCTCCTGGGCGACGCCGCGGAGCGGCGCGTGCGAAGCAATTTCGATCACGTGGCAAGCATTGGACAGCTCAAGCAACTGTTCCAGCAGGAGTGGCGGGCCGCCCAATGA
- a CDS encoding glycosyltransferase family protein, which translates to MTQHAQNARILMYSHDTFGLGHLQRCRTIAHSLVEDFRGLQVLIISGATIAGAFDYRARVDFVKIPSVIKLRNGEYTSLEKDIDLHETLRMRQSIIRHTAETFRPDIFIVDKEPLGLRGEIEDTLSYLKTRGTTLVLGLREVMDAPHLLEAEWARRDVMRKIGLFYDKVWVYGPPDFYDPLTGMDVPPAVRAKMRFLGFLQRSLQRNELPGHRPEGDYILVTTGGGGDGAELIHDVIDAYQQDPQLQHRALIVLGPYMPARKRNKLLKKGAKIPYVKIIEFDNRMEDLIAGAKAVVAMGGYNTYCEILSFDKPALIVPRVTPREEQLIRARRAAELGLVEMLLPEEAKDSQRLSDALKVLSGRPRPSQSNPHLTLEGLPHISEIVAELLDRRAGHHLSVIEGIS; encoded by the coding sequence ATGACCCAGCACGCACAAAATGCTCGAATTCTCATGTACAGCCACGACACGTTCGGGCTCGGCCACTTACAGCGCTGCCGGACGATCGCGCATTCGCTGGTCGAGGATTTCCGCGGACTTCAGGTGCTTATCATTTCGGGCGCGACCATCGCTGGCGCCTTCGACTACCGCGCCCGTGTCGACTTCGTGAAGATTCCCAGCGTCATCAAGTTGCGCAACGGCGAATACACCTCGCTGGAAAAGGATATCGATCTGCATGAGACGCTAAGGATGCGCCAGTCGATCATCCGCCACACAGCCGAGACCTTCCGGCCGGATATCTTCATCGTCGACAAGGAACCGCTCGGCCTGCGCGGGGAGATCGAGGACACGCTGTCCTACCTCAAGACGCGAGGAACGACGCTCGTGCTTGGCCTGCGCGAGGTTATGGACGCGCCGCATCTGCTCGAAGCTGAGTGGGCACGCAGGGATGTGATGCGCAAGATAGGCCTGTTCTATGACAAGGTCTGGGTCTATGGCCCACCGGATTTCTACGATCCGTTGACTGGCATGGATGTGCCGCCGGCTGTCAGGGCAAAGATGAGGTTCCTCGGCTTCCTGCAACGGAGCCTGCAGCGAAACGAGTTGCCCGGCCACCGGCCCGAGGGCGACTATATCCTCGTTACCACCGGTGGTGGCGGTGACGGCGCCGAACTTATCCACGACGTGATCGATGCCTATCAGCAGGATCCGCAATTGCAGCATAGGGCGCTGATCGTGCTTGGGCCTTATATGCCGGCGCGAAAGCGCAACAAGCTGCTCAAGAAGGGGGCCAAGATCCCCTACGTCAAGATCATTGAGTTCGACAACCGCATGGAAGACCTGATTGCCGGCGCCAAGGCGGTGGTGGCGATGGGCGGCTACAACACCTATTGTGAGATACTCTCTTTCGACAAGCCGGCGCTGATCGTGCCGCGCGTTACGCCCCGCGAGGAACAACTAATCCGGGCTCGGCGCGCGGCCGAACTCGGCCTTGTCGAGATGCTTTTGCCGGAAGAAGCCAAGGATTCCCAGCGGCTTTCCGATGCACTGAAGGTGCTGTCTGGCCGGCCCCGCCCATCGCAGAGCAATCCGCATCTGACGCTGGAAGGGCTGCCTCATATTTCCGAAATCGTCGCGGAACTGCTCGACCGGCGGGCCGGACACCACCTTTCGGTCATCGAAGGAATAAGCTGA